DNA from Acidobacteriota bacterium:
GGGCTGCCCGTCGCCCTGCCTCTTCGAATGGGTCTACTTCGCCCGGCCGGACACGTTCATCGACAAGGTCAACGTCTACAAGTGCCGGGTCAACCTCGGCCGCTCGCTGGCGGCCGACATACGGCGCCGCAAGCTGGCCATAGACGTCGTCGTACCCGTCCCCGATTCGGCCCGCGACGCGGCCATCGAGATCGCCCGCCGGCTCAACCTGAAGTACAGCGAGGCCCTGGTCAAGAACCGCTACATCGGCCGGACCTTCATCATGCCGGCCGACGACAAGCGCAAGACGTCGGTCCGCCAGAAGCTCAACCCCATCGCCTCGGAGATCCGGGGCAAGAAGGTCCTCCTGGTCGACGACAGCATCGTCCGCGGCAACACGTCGCGGGCCATCATCGAGATGCTCCGCGAGGCTGGGGCCAGGAAGGTCTATTTCGCCTCGTACTCGCCGCCCCTGCGCCATCCCTGCGTCTACGGCATCGACATGCAGACCAAGACCGAGTTCGTGGCCCAGGACGCCGACGAGGCCGCCGTGGCCCGGAGGATCGGGGCCGACAAGGTCATCTACCAGTCGCTCAAGGCCCTGAAGAAGGCGGTCCAGCAGGAGAACCCGAAGCTCAGGAACTTCTGCGCCGCCTGCTTCGACGGCATCTACCCGACCGGCGACATCACCTCGGACCTGCTCGAGGACATCGAGTCCGACCGCAAGCAGGCCCAGGACGCCCAGCTCGAGCTCAACCTCTGAGCCGGGCCGGCGCGGCCTTCATCCGTCAACCCATCACGGAGGGAGGCGCCCGGCCGGGGCCGTTCCGTGCTCCCGGCCGTCATCGCCGCGTCACAAGCCGAACCCGCCCAGGAAATCGAGCGACCGGCCGATCGATCCCAGCCCGACCGAGACGCGGACCTGGGTGTCGGTCTTGGCCCGGAAATAAAAGGCCCGGACGTCGACGTTGATGTCGACGCACTGGTAATGATAGGTCGCCAGTGCCCCGGTGTACAGGAGCTTGCTGTCCTTGATGTTGTAATCGGCC
Protein-coding regions in this window:
- the purF gene encoding amidophosphoribosyltransferase translates to MCGVIGLWGNGPVIQDLYQGLLALQHRGQDSAGISTFDGRFHTKKGNGLVHDIFTPEAVEHLRGPIGIGHTRYPTIGGGGSEDAQPFQLNSPFGITMVHNGNVANYRELRDELYETSHRLLNSDCDVEIILNLFAESLARERTRDLAPEHIFRAVEAVYKKVRGGYSVVAYIAGQGMVAFRDPFGIKPLVYGVRRDGLLPSYAFASETVSLNIMNFGEIRDVEAGEAVFIDKARTLHRKHIRKGCPSPCLFEWVYFARPDTFIDKVNVYKCRVNLGRSLAADIRRRKLAIDVVVPVPDSARDAAIEIARRLNLKYSEALVKNRYIGRTFIMPADDKRKTSVRQKLNPIASEIRGKKVLLVDDSIVRGNTSRAIIEMLREAGARKVYFASYSPPLRHPCVYGIDMQTKTEFVAQDADEAAVARRIGADKVIYQSLKALKKAVQQENPKLRNFCAACFDGIYPTGDITSDLLEDIESDRKQAQDAQLELNL